The following DNA comes from Methanocella sp..
GCCTCGTGTTCGTGGACGAGGCGTATATCGATTTCTCGGACCGCCCTGTGCTGGACCTGGTTAAAAAATTCGATAACGTCATCGTAGGCCGGACTATGTCCAAGGCCTGGGGCCTGGCCGGATTGCGTATCGGCTATGCTTTTGTCCCGGAATGGGTCCTGAAGCAGTATATGAAAGCGGCAACGCCGTTCGCGATCAGCCGCGTCTCCATCGCCGCCGCTCTGGGGGCCCTGAGTGATACGGAGTACTATCGTAAGTCCATTGAAACGGTAAAGAAGGGCCGGAAATATTTAGCAGAGAGCCTGCCCTTTAAGGCCTTGCCGTCGGAGGCAAATTTCATACTCATGGACGTCGCGCCCCTCAAGTCGAAGTTCGTGGCCGATGAATGCATGAAGAGGGGGGTCATCCTGCGTGACTGTTCCCCATTCCGCGGCATGGGTGATACTTTTGTCCGTATCACGGTGGGCACGCCTGCGGAGAACAAGCGCCTCGTGAATGCTCTCAAAGATATTCGCGGTGGCGCATGAAGATCGCGCTCACGGGCACCCCGGGCACCGGCAAGTCCACCATCGCCGACACGATCGATGAAGGCTTTCGTGTCGTCCACGTGAACGAGCTAATTAAAAATGGCTACAGCCTGGGCATGGACGAGGAGCGGGATTGCCTTATCGCCGATCTGCCCCGGCTTTCAAAGTACGTCAGGAGCCTGAAAGGGGATGTCATCCTTGAAGGCCATACGTCGCATCTTCTGCCGGCGGACACGATCATCGTCCTCCGCGCCTCGCCCGCTGCCCTCCGGGAACGATTAAAAAACAGAGGCTGGAGCGAGGCAAAGATCAAAGAGAATATCGAGGCGGAGGCGCTCGACCTCATCCTCGTCGAAGCCCTGGACACGCATAAAAAGGTTTATGAAATCGATACGACCAATATGAAACCAATGCAAGCCAGGGATGCGGTGAGGGAGGCCATTCGGGGCACAGATAAGTATACGCCGGGAGCCATCGACTTTAGCGAGGAGGCTTTCCTGTGACCATGGACTCGCTCCGCTCGACGGCCGTGCTCCTGCTCGACCCCTTCATTAATGTGTTTCAGTCCCTTAACGTTACGGCGAACGCTCTCACCGTAATATCGCTCGTCTTCGCAATCATTGCCGGCGTCTGCTATTACTTTTCATCGAATAACCCGTGGATGCTCTTTGCCGCCCTCGTCTTTGTCTTCCTGAACGCCTTCATGGACGGCGCCGACGGCATGCTGGCCCGGAAGACGAACAGCGCCTCGAAGTATGGCGACTTTCTGGACCACGTGATCGACCGGTACTCCGACGTCTTCATCATCGGTGGCGCGTGCCTCGGGGGATACGTTGATCCGGTGATGGGCATCATCATTCTAACGGGCGTGCTGCTGGCCAGCTACCTGGGCACGCAGGCCCAGGCGGTCGGCATCGGCCGGGCCTATGGAGGCATCATGGGAAGGGC
Coding sequences within:
- a CDS encoding adenylate kinase family protein; amino-acid sequence: MKIALTGTPGTGKSTIADTIDEGFRVVHVNELIKNGYSLGMDEERDCLIADLPRLSKYVRSLKGDVILEGHTSHLLPADTIIVLRASPAALRERLKNRGWSEAKIKENIEAEALDLILVEALDTHKKVYEIDTTNMKPMQARDAVREAIRGTDKYTPGAIDFSEEAFL
- a CDS encoding CDP-alcohol phosphatidyltransferase family protein, which translates into the protein MDSLRSTAVLLLDPFINVFQSLNVTANALTVISLVFAIIAGVCYYFSSNNPWMLFAALVFVFLNAFMDGADGMLARKTNSASKYGDFLDHVIDRYSDVFIIGGACLGGYVDPVMGIIILTGVLLASYLGTQAQAVGIGRAYGGIMGRADRLIILVLATSLNIAYRPAFGLYGVNYSILGWALIIIGIASHITALQRIWHTRKMLLEGENK